A stretch of the Arachis stenosperma cultivar V10309 chromosome 6, arast.V10309.gnm1.PFL2, whole genome shotgun sequence genome encodes the following:
- the LOC130932823 gene encoding zinc finger protein GAI-ASSOCIATED FACTOR 1-like has translation MSNITSCDSGSFSTDNTNSRVEGGGGGDASLLLLNKNKQQSESEILGGGGGGNFHSPNSHSSTITTNNSSSNASNANSQPQPPPPPKKKRSLPGNPDPSAEVIALSPNTLVTTNRFICEICNKGFQRDQNLQLHRRGHNLPWKLKQRSSNEVRKRVYVCPEVSCVHHNPARALGDLTGIKKHFSRKHGDKKWKCEKCNKKYAVQSDWKAHSKICGTKEYKCDCGTVFSRRDSFITHRAFCDALADENNKVNNEGGVLGHFPKIGSNLLQPLIPNLVASLPITRNNTSISTSEFKQHPSSFPHELMPISMPEQKPFINTTTTNNNHLINPSSLPSLQLNSPHSPLNMFDESGGVHLAAGLPHMSATALLQKAAQMGATSVSNNNNNTSMAPPSFASSNNGIIMEHFMHNAHPQHDNISPSHQFNNNNNFNGSVGMNGVEMFNAILDQSKALAKIIDQNNRSSGFSIPPVSGRSSSTINIGGAKGSEDVMTLDFLGIGAGGAGGGGGGGDGGAHGYFGIGPLA, from the exons ATGTCAAACATCACAAGTTGTGATAGTGGGAGCTTCTCCACAGATAACACTAACAGCAGAgtagaaggaggaggaggaggagatgCATCACTATTGttacttaataaaaataaacagcaaTCAGAGTCAGAGAtacttggtggtggtggtggtggtaacTTCCATAGTCCAAATTCTCATTCTTCAACCATCACTACTAATAACAGCAGCAGCAATGCTTCCAACGCAAATTCACAACCACAACCACCACCGCCTCCTAAGAAGAAACGAAGCCTACCAGGAAATCCag ATCCAAGTGCTGAAGTGATAGCTCTATCGCCAAACACGCTGGTGACAACAAACCGGTTCATATGTGAGATCTGCAACAAAGGATTCCAAAGGGATCAGAACCTTCAACTTCACCGGAGAGGCCATAACCTGCCATGGAAGCTGAAACAAAGAAGCAGCAACGAAGTGCGGAAAAGGGTGTACGTGTGTCCCGAAGTGTCGTGTGTCCACCACAATCCTGCTCGAGCACTGGGAGACCTCACCGGAATCAAGAAGCACTTCAGCAGAAAGCACGGCGACAAGAAGTGGAAATGTGAGAAATGCAACAAGAAATACGCCGTTCAATCTGACTGGAAAGCTCATTCCAAAATCTGTGGTACCAAAGAATACAAATGTGACTGCGGCACCGTCTTTTCCag AAGAGATAGCTTCATAACCCACAGAGCTTTCTGTGACGCACTGGCTGATGAGAATAACAAAGTGAACAATGAAGGAGGAGTACTTGGACATTTTCCAAAGATAGGTTCCAACTTATTGCAACCATTAATCCCAAACCTAGTTGCATCATTACCAATCACTCGCAATAACACTAGTATTTCTACTTCCGAATTCAAGCAGCATCCATCATCATTCCCTCATGAACTCATGCCAATTTCAATGCCTGAACAAAAACCCTTCAtcaacaccaccaccaccaacaacaACCACCTAATAAACCCTTCATCACTGCCCTCTCTTCAACTGAACTCACCACATTCTCCGCTAAACATGTTCGATGAGAGTGGTGGGGTCCATTTAGCTGCAGGGTTACCTCACATGTCCGCAACGGCATTGCTTCAAAAAGCTGCACAAATGGGTGCAACAAGCGTGagcaataataacaataacactAGCATGGCACCCCCGTCATTTGCTTCTTCCAATAATGGAATCATCATGGAACACTTCATGCACAATGCTCATCCTCAACACGATAATATTTCACCGTCTCATCAgtttaataataacaataatttcAACGGGAGCGTTGGAATGAACGGTGTGGAAATGTTTAATGCTATATTGGATCAAAGTAAGGCCTTAGCCAAGATCATTGATCAGAACAACAGAAGCAGTGGATTCAGTATCCCCCCGGTGAGTGGTAGGAGTAGTAGCACCATTAATATTGGTGGAGCTAAGGGAAGTGAGGATGTAATGACTCTGGACTTTCTGGGAATCGGAGCGGGAGGTGCTGGTGGTGGTGGCGGCGGCGGAGATGGTGGTGCCCATGGATACTTTGGTATTGGTCCCTTAGCGTAA